The following coding sequences are from one Limnobacter sp. SAORIC-580 window:
- a CDS encoding DUF429 domain-containing protein, with amino-acid sequence MNPENSRLLGIDFSSSPTKKKPIAVAVGHWQGAVLAVDELMSLTTLGEFETLLKEGPQAFGKFERAAGPLEQLGFVAAIDMPFGLSRKLVEGLKWPGAGRTDFKAWESLINYYSALSREQIRATFKAWCDARPAGHKFAHRECDGPAGSSPSMKWVNPPVAYMLHAGAPLLMKTGVHIPGMQRGDSTRVALEAYPGYLARKVLNRASYKSDDPKKDTADRRMARSELLCALEEGMLFGIKVQVRPYLRAKLLDDVKADHLDAVLCCLVAGWAAKRADSNFGLPKLIDPVEGWIAGVTP; translated from the coding sequence TTGAATCCCGAAAACAGTCGCTTGCTCGGCATTGATTTTTCCAGCAGCCCCACCAAGAAAAAGCCGATTGCTGTGGCTGTGGGCCACTGGCAAGGCGCTGTGCTGGCGGTTGATGAACTGATGTCGCTGACCACGCTGGGCGAGTTTGAAACCTTGTTGAAAGAGGGACCGCAGGCGTTTGGAAAATTCGAGCGCGCGGCAGGGCCTTTGGAACAGTTGGGGTTTGTGGCCGCGATTGACATGCCGTTTGGTTTGTCGCGCAAACTGGTCGAAGGTTTGAAGTGGCCTGGTGCCGGGCGTACCGACTTCAAGGCTTGGGAAAGCCTGATCAATTACTACAGTGCGCTAAGCCGTGAGCAAATTCGCGCCACTTTCAAAGCGTGGTGTGACGCAAGGCCTGCCGGGCACAAATTTGCGCACCGCGAGTGCGATGGTCCTGCGGGCTCCTCGCCTTCGATGAAGTGGGTGAACCCGCCGGTGGCCTACATGCTGCACGCCGGCGCACCGTTGTTGATGAAAACAGGCGTTCATATTCCTGGCATGCAGCGTGGCGACTCTACACGCGTGGCCTTGGAGGCCTACCCCGGCTACTTGGCTCGCAAGGTGTTGAACCGGGCCAGCTACAAAAGCGACGACCCGAAAAAAGACACTGCGGACCGCCGCATGGCCCGCTCCGAGTTGTTGTGTGCCCTGGAGGAGGGCATGTTGTTTGGCATCAAGGTGCAGGTGAGGCCTTATTTGCGTGCGAAGTTGCTTGACGATGTCAAAGCCGATCACCTGGATGCAGTGTTGTGTTGCTTGGTCGCTGGGTGGGCAGCAAAACGTGCGGATTCCAATTTCGGTTTGCCCAAGCTGATCGACCCTGTGGAAGGCTGGATCGCGGGTGTGACGCCCTAA